One Planctomycetaceae bacterium genomic window, TTCCCCGGCGACGTCCGGTGAAACGGCAATGAATTCACTGACCCCCTTCAACGCAGAACGCAGCGGCAGGCACCGCGACCTGCGGTCCGTCGGCTCACCGGACGGCGACAAAACGGAAGTGTCGCGATCATGGTTGCGAAGCGGCCCGGCGTTTCAGCTTCGTACGTCGCTGGACGATTCTCTGCTGCTTGACGACGGCACGCTCATTCGTTCGACGAGACTGGCTCGGCTGGAAGCGACGCTGCTGATCGCCGGAACTCCCGTGTCGGCCAGGAAACTGGTTCAACTCGCGCGGCTGGTTGACGTGAAGGAAGTTCATCAACTGATCGAACGGCTCAATACCAGCTACGATCGATCACGTTCCGCGTTTCGCATTGAACCGACGGGCACGGGATTTCAAATGATGACCCGTCCCGCACTTGCCGCGTGGCTGGATCGATTGCATCACCGTCAGGCGCGCATGAAGCTGTCTCAGCCGGCGATGGAAACGCTGACGATCATTGCCTACCGGCAGCCGGTGACGCGCGCCGATGTGGAAAGCATTCGAGGCGTGCAGTCGTCAGATCTGATCCGGCAACTGATCGATCGCGGTTTGGTTCGAGTTGGTGGGGAAGACGATTCGCTCGGCCGGCCATTCCTGTATGAAACGACGCGGCAGTTTCTGGATATGCTCGGCCTCGGACGCATTCAGGACATGCCGGATTTTCAGACATTGGGCCGCACCGCCCCGGCAGTCGAGCCCAAAGTAGATTCTGCCGAAGTCGCCGCCGCTGACGAGGCGGCCTCCGACAACGAAAGCACTCGGCAGGCACCGGCTGCCTGAAACTGCCAGGCAGCTTGAAACGGTCCGCCAGAAGATCAGCAACTGCGCGGCGTCGGACAGTTGTGGAAGCCGGTTGTTTGACACCCCGCGCCGCTCGGGTACGCTCAGCGGGAACACGCAAGAGCCAGCGGCGTCGCTTCGGTGACTGCCCGCCAATTCCGGAGTCAGAGTCATGTTGCCGCGTCGTTTCCCACGATTTCTGGCCTGCGCCGCGCTGGCGGCTGCTGTCACTGCCGCGGCGGCCGACGATGGATCAGACACGGAAGATTTGTCGCCGAGCCAGCCGTATTCAGCCGTCAGAAGCGATCCGCTTGAGCATGATGTCGAATTCGTCGTCATCGTGACGCCGCCGTATCACTGTCAAAGCCTGGATGTGTGGATTCCCGTTCCTCAATCGGATCAGGCACAGGAAATTGCCAACAGTCAGTTCAGCACGTTTCCCGTTGAGACCGCCGCACAGATTGGCAACGAACCGATCTACAACAATCGCTTCGCGTACTTTCACTTCGACCATCCGCAGGGCGCGCAGATCATCCGGCACCAATTTCAGGCGAAAGTCTGGACTCTGGAATGGAATCTGGATGCGGAAAAGACGACGCGGCCCACCCGCTGGCCGGATCGTTTTGATCCCTATCGCCGTCCGCAGCCTGTGGACGATGAGCAGCAGTTGCAGACGCTGCTGCAGAGTATCGTTCCGGAACGAACAGAACCCGGAAACGAGCTCCGGAACGTCATGAACTGGGTCGATCAGAATATGACCTATGACCACGTTCACGCCTCGCTGTCGGCGGATGCGAATCACGCCTTAGCGGAACGGCGAGGACACTGCAGTGACTATCACGGTTTGTGTGCAACCATGGGACGGATGCTGGGTTACCCGGCACAAGTCACGTATGGCCTGTCGCTGTTTCCGAAGAATTCACCTTCGCATTGCAAGCTGGAAGCGTTTCTGCCGCCATACGGCTGGGTGAGCTACGACGTCTCAGAAACTCAGAAACTGGTGCAGAAAATCCGGAACGATGAACAGCTGAGTTCGCAGCAGAAAGCTGTGCTCACCAGCGCGGCTCGCAATCGAATGCAGTCCGGTTTCCGTGAAAACAGCTGGCTGCTGCTGACCCGCGGGTCTGATTATCAGCTGATCCCGAAGTCCAAGAATCCGGTCCGTGTTGTCCGCACCGCGTGGATTGAGGCAGATGGCGAACCTTTGCCGGAACCGGATCCGGCGAATCCGGAGCAACGCCAATTCGCATGGATGACGGCTCATCGGTACACATCGGACAAACCAGTGCAGTCGCCGTTCGCTGACTATACGACACTTGAGGAGTAGCCGGCGTCGCGCGGGGGCACAGCCGGCCGGCTACAGCAGGGCCGCTGCTTTGCCGAAGATCTCGTCCGCGATCTCATCCACGCCGCGGAGCTGCCCATCGTCGCTCAGGCTGTTAACAACACACCAATCGTCCCGGCTGGCAGCGAGGCTGACGTAACATTGGCGGACGTCTTCAAGATACGTCAAATCTGATTCATGAATGTCAGCTTGCGCGTCGGTGTAATCGCGCTGCCCTTTTCGACCGACGAGCGTACGACTCCAGCCTGCAGAAATGTCGATCAGAATGTTCAGCGCCGGACGTGGAAGTTGAAAGACGTCATGTTCGATCGTTTCAATCCACGCCAACAACCGCGTGCGATCCTCACCCTGCAGTTTGGCAGCCTGATGCGCGAGGTTGGAACCGACGAACCGGTCCAGCACAACGACATCGTGTGAGGCCATTGATTCCAGCAGCAAATTCTTCGATTCATACCGATCACCAGCGTAAAGCACCGCGGCGAGCTGCGGATGAACCTCATTCAGCAAACCGAACCGTCCGTTCAGATAATCGCCGATCGCTGCGCCGAAGTGCGTATCGGTATACCGAGGAAACTGAATGCAGGTGGCAGACCTGCCGACCGCGTACAGTCGCTCTGTCAGTCGCCGAGACTGAGTTCCCTTGCCGGCTCCGTCAATTCCTTCAATGGCGATAAGCAAAGTCATGTGGCGAAGGCTCAGCGTGGTTGTGGGAACGAGGCGACAGTGTTGCGATCCTCGGGCATGCTGCCGCAGGAATCGCTCTCCGAATCGACCGTGACGCGAGTCGCCAGCACTCCGTCTCGGCTTGCTGAATCAGCAACGCAGGACACAAACTGCCCCGCCTCGTGCCGTGTTCCGCGAAGCTCCACGGGCATGTACCAGCGATCCGTTCCTCGCACATAACCAGAATGATCGTCGGCGGAACGTTCAACCAGAACTTCCAGAGTGGCCTGCGACGCGACGCGACTGTTATAGAAATTTAGCGCCAGGTCACGTTCCAGCTCACTCAGGCGATGCACTCGCTGCCGGATCACCTCCGGCGGAACCTGATTCTCGAAATCGGTCGCGGGAGTCCCTTCACGGCGGCTGAACGGAAACACGTGGACCTTCATGAACCGGGCTCGACGACAGGTGTCGATTGTGTCCTGAAATTCTGCATCACTTTCGCCGGGAAAGCCCACGATGACGTCGGTCGTGAACGCCGGGTCGCCGCCGAGAGTCTCGCGGATCTGTTCCAGCCGATCCAGAAATCGCTGGACGCGGTAACGCCGTCTCATTCGCTGCAGAACCGTGTTCGACCCGCTTTGCAATGCCGGATGGAACTGCGGGCAAAGTCTCCCGCAGTCAGCGGCGGCTTTGATGAAATCGTCGTGGACCTCCACCGTTTCAATGCTGGACAGTCGCATTCGCCAATCGCCTGGGATGGAGTCCAGTCGGCGAAACAGATCCCACAGCCGATGCGGCTTCGCGCCGGGCGGCAGGTTGTTGGTGTCGATTCCGTAATGTCCGACGTGGATTCCGCTCAGCACGATTTCGCGGTATCCGTTGTCGATCAGTCTGCGGACTTCGTCCTCGATGTCGCCTGGCTGACGGCTGCGCAGTCCCGGGCGCACAGTGGGAATGATGCAGTACGAACATTTCAGGATGCAGCCGTCCTGGACCTTCACAAAGGCGCGGTGATGGCCATCGAACTCACTGATCCCGCCGGGCATGTCGACGATTCCGAACCGCCCGAGCACGTCCGGCAGTTCGCGCTTGTCCGTCACGACTTCGATGACATTCGGCAATTCGCTGACGGACTGCGGATCGCGAGTTGCATAGCAGCCCATCACGATTGTTTTCGTGCCGGGATTGTCCCGTGCCAGTCGCCGGATCACCTGACGCGACTTGGAATCACCGGTGTTTGTCACCGTGCACGTATTGACGACACACAGATCCGCGCGATCGGCGTCTTCCGCTTCACGGTAGCCGTTTGAACGAAACGCCTCGCGCACAAGCTGAGTTTCGTACTGGTTGACTTTGCAGCCCAGCGTGACAAGTTTGAACGTCCGATCCTGAATCACCGATCACGAATCCGAAAGCGAAGCGACATCCCGCGACCGGCCGGCGCCGGTCGTGCCGGGTTCGAATGGTGACCGTCGTGTGTGGAAATGGCAAACCGCACGCCCGCTGTTCTGTGACATTTTGCGTTCTGCGGCGGACGGCGCCGTCAGGGCATGTCGCACAGTCGCTGGATCAGTTCGCTGAGGTCCTTTGCCTGAAACGGCTTGGACAGCACTGCCACGAAGCCGTGTTCCTCGAAATTCGCGACCAGCGGGTCGTCCTGCCGGCCGGTCATGACCACGGCTTTGACGTCGGGGAATTCCTGTCGCAGCGGGTCGATGATTTCGTGTCCCCCCTGCCCATGAAGAACCGTCAGATCCAGCAGAGCGATCAGCAGCAGCGGAGGATCGGTCGGCGGCAATTCCCGCAGGATCTGCAGCGCTTCCTCCCCGGTCGCTGCGTCCAGCACGTCGTACTGCATGGACTTCAGAAGCATGGCGATTGCTTCGCGAACCAGTGGTTCGTCGTCCATGACGAGAATTCGGCACCGCTGCGGAGCGCCGAGCGACTCGTTGAGAGACATGATGCGGACTCGAAAGGCTGGAAGGCGGCCGGAGTGAGTCGGCGGGGAAAGCGGTACGGGGGCGGCAACTCAACTGAATGAACTGTAGGCCGGGATTTTGACGCCGGTTTCCGCTGATCGGATTTACTCGAAGGGGAATTCATGACTCACGGATGACCACCTGTTTGCTCACTGTTATCGTTACGTCCGGACTTGTTCCCGGCAGTGGAAAGGTGGCGTTTCGTGAACAGCGGGGCTCTGCGTCGTGACTTTGCAACACGTTCTGTTTCCGGTTTGCAGCGATTGCCGTGGCTGCCGCTGTTGTTGTGCGCAGCGATGCTGCTGATCGTCTGGACCTACTGGTTTCAGACACGGTTGCCGGGTCGGGTCATTATCGCCGGTGGTCCTTCGGGAGGCCGGTACGATCGTCTGGCGAATGCTCTGGCCGGGGAGTTGGAATCTCGCCTGGGCCTGGCGGTGGAAGTACGGCAGACGAAGGGATCGCTGGAGAACCTGCATCTGCTGGACGACGGCACCGTCGACCTGGGCTTCTATCAGCCGGAAACCCGTACTGTTCTGGAAGGTCCGCCGGACGATCGTCCGGAATCCGAACCGGCCTTTTTCGTCAGCAACCTGTATGCGGAATACCTGCTTCCGCTGGCGGCCTTCGATCACCCGGAGCATGAGCTGCAGTCGCTGTCCGGAACAATCTGGTCCAGCAATGACCGGCTGTCCGGTGACTTCGCGATGACGCAGTTGCTGCTGGATCATCTGGGAGCGAACGACGACACCATCGATGTAATCAGCGTGCCCTACGACGACCTTCCGCGGCAGATTCGCGACGGAACCGTTCATGTGGCGATCGTCTGCTGCGGACTGCAGGCTCCGATTCTGCAGGAGCTGTTTACCCGCCGGGTCGCCCGACCGCTGGACGTGCCGTTTGTCGATGCGTTCGCCGACAAGCACATTTCGCTGCAGAGAGTGACGGTGCCGGCGGGCTACTTTCGCATCCGTCCCGATCCCATGCCCGAGCGCGATTTCGAAACTGTGGCGCTGCGGGCTCAACTGCTGGCCAATTGCAGGGCTCCCGTCCGGCTGGTGGAAGAAGTTACTTCCATCGTGCTCGACCCGCGTTTTCAGCGGCAGCAGCACCTGACCGAGCTGTTCGGCGACGGAATCCCCTATGCGACCGACAGCCCGGAATTCACGATGCATGCGGGAGCGTCTCACATCTATTACCCCGACCTGAAGCCGCTGGTGAATCCGGATTTCGTGGAAGGCACCGAAGGGCTGCGTTCGTTTCTGGTATCGATCGTCGTCGCTGTCTGGTTTGTCCGGCGGTGGTGGATTCGACGGCGCACGCGGAGTCAGGAGCACCGGCTGGATCGCTACATCAGAAACCTGCTGCAACTGGAACGCGACCAGTTGGGCGTCGACGGCGAGAACCCGGACGACTACGCGGTCCTGCAGGAGCTTCTGGACAAGGTGACTCTGCTGCGTCAGGAAGTGCTTTCCGAATTCACAGCACACGAACTGAACGAAGACCGCGCCGTCGACTGCTTCATCGAGATGTGCCACGCCCTGAGCGACAAAGTCAGCGGCAAGCTGATTCGACATTGCCTGCGGCATTTCGGGCCTGTGCGGTCGTCGATGGATGGCGGTGACGTCGCTCCCTGTGCCGACTGAGCGACTCCCGCGTCCGCGTTTGAACTCATGCGCGTTGTTCGTCGCAAAAACGGGCATTCGCGGTGAGGCCGCGGCTCCTGCATATCCGCGCTTGCCAGTCGATGCTGGCAGCGGCGCAGGTTCAGGATCACCACTCGCCCTTGAACGTGCCGCGGTGACGACCGCGGAACACAGCGATTCCGTCCCGGGCTGACCGGAGCCCCGCTCTGTGGCATCCGCTCGTGGCTGTGATTAGACTTGCCCGCCTTGTCCTGAGCGGCTCAACGAGTGAGCGCGCTGGAAATGATCCGATCGATTCCTGATATCCCGGAACCTTCGCGGTGCGCTTCGGTTCCGTCATAACGACACAAAGACGGGAGACACCTTCGAATGAGTGACGGCGAACTTCAGGCAGCAGCGCCGAACGCAAAGCGACTGTTGTGGGCAGGCTTCATGGCAATTCTGGCCGCAGGAGTCGGATTTTCCATCCGGGCCGGCATTCTCGGACAGTGGGCCGAACAGTATGGCTTCACGATGACGGAACTCGGAGCGATTACCGGTGGCGGTCTGACCGGATTTGGCATCATCATTCTGTTGAGTTCCTTCATTGCCGACGCGGTGGGATATGGAAAACTGATGGGCACCGCACTGCTGACGCATCTCTTGTCCGCTGCGCTGACGCTGGCCGCCGGAGCGGCCTTTGCATCCGGCGGGAAAGATGCCGCGTTTCAGTGTCTGTACTGGGGCATGTTCTTGTTTGCGATCGGCAATGGAATTTGTGAAGCCGTCGTGAATCCGCTGGTCGCCGCCCTGTTTCCTCAGCAGAAGACCCACTATCTGAACATTCTGCACGCTGGCTGGCCGGGCGGTTTGATTGTCGGGGGGCTGGCTTCCTACTTCATGAATCCGGACAACGCAAAGCCGGTTGCCGGCAGATTCAAATTGCGTTGTTCCTGGTACCCGTAGTCCTCTACGGACTGATGGTGCTTGGGCAGCGATTTCCAAAATCTGAGGCTGGTGACGCAGGAGTCAGCTACGGCCAGATGTTCGCTCAACTGGCCGCTCCGCTGATGATCGTGCTTCTGATCATCCACGCGATGGTCGGCTACGTGGAACTGGGAACGGACTCGTGGATCGCCAAGATCACCGGCGCGATTATGGAATCACCTCAGAAGGGACTGCTGCTCTTTGTCTACACATCGGGACTCATGTTCGCACTCCGGTTCTTCGCGGGCCCGATCGTGCATCGCATCTCGCCGCTGGGACTGCTGTTTTTCAGTGCGTTGCTGGGTTTCGCGGGGCTGCAGTTGCTGGGATCGGCGACAACCGTTGCTCTGTGCGTTGTTGCAGCCACCGTCTACGCGTGCGGAAAGACGTTTTTCTGGCCGACGATGCTGGCCGTGGTATCCGAGCAGTTTCCAAAGGGCGGCGCCATTACGATTGGAGCGATCGGCGGCGTGGGGATGCTTTCAGCCGGATTGCTGGGCGGACCAGGCATCGGGTTCAAGCAGGACTACTACGCTACCGCGTCATTGAAGGAAAAATCCGCCGAAATCTACGAACGCTATAAAGCGCCGGAAGAGAATTCGTTCATCGGCTTCAAGGTCGTTGGGCTGGATGGTGCCAAGGTCGGCGTGCTGGGAGACGACGGAAAGGAACTTGCCCGTGCCACTGAGCTGATCGCTGCGTCGGGCGAAACCAGCGAGAACAATCAGAAGCTGAATGAGTGGTGGAACGATGCCAGGCAATTTGCGGCGACCGACAAGGAACAGGTCACCGAAGCCGGTCTGCACGGTGGGCGCATGGCGCTCAGGCTCACCTCCTACGTTCCCGCAACAATGGCAGTTCTGTATCTGCTGCTGATCCTGTATTTCAAGGCGCAAGGCGGGTACAAGGCAAAGACGCTGACTGAGGACCAGGCAACCGCCGCCGAAGTGGCGGCCGGAGTCTCGTCCGAAGCGTAGCGACGGCGTCGTTTCCTGAAGAAGCCATAGGAGTGCCCTCGATTTCGATGGCACTCCTTTTTTTTGCGAATCGAATGCAGTCAAGTCCGCTGTTTCAGCAGCCGGACCACGTCGTCCGAACTCTCGAAGCGGATTCCGGCGGGAAGATCGCGAGTGCCGCCGCTGCTGCTTTCAATGGACTCCGCCAGCGATTGCCAGTGCGAACGCGTCATTTTTTGCCGTGGCCAGTTCATGCGCTGCCACAGAATCGTCAGTGTGTGGCAAATGACGGGCGCCGGCCATGACGTCAGCACGCTGCGACTGAGCCGAACGGCGTCCGGCTGCTGATCGAGCGTCGCGTCGGCGAGAATTCCGTCCGCCAGAGCATCCAGGCATTCGAGTATCTGCTCACTTTGCGACGCCAGCGACACCAGGTTCTTCGCGACCTGCGGATTGAACTCTTCGGCCAGCATCGGCAGCAGACGTTCGCGAATTCGGTTGCGTGTGAATGCAGCGTCGGCGTTTGTCTGATCCGTGCGGTAACCGAGTCGTCGGGCGTTTAGATACGCAAGAATTTCCGCGCGGTTGATTCGAAGCATCGGTCGAATCAGAGTCACACCATCGGCCAGAGGACGGCGGTACTGCATGCCGCTCAGTCCCCGCAATCCGGTGCCGCGAAGGATGTGGTGCAGAACAGTCTCGGCCTGATCGTCCGCGTGATGTGCGGTGACGACCACGTCGCATTTTCGCTGGCCGGAGATTTGGGCGAAGAAATCGTACCGGGCGTTGCGGGCCGCTTCTTCCACGGTCGTTGCGGATTCGTCCGCGAGCCTGCCGGCATCAACGGTGTGTCGTTCGAATGGCAGGTGATGTTTCTCCGCGAGTGCCGCGACAAACGCTGCGTCGCCGTCGGATTCAACGCCGCGCAGTCCGTGATTGACGTGAGCAACCATCAGCCGCGGCGGTGAGACGACATCGCCCAGTTCCAAAATTCCGTGCAGCAGAGCGACACTGTCCGCTCCGCCGGACACGGCCACAATGGCGCGGCTGTGCGTGTCGACACCGCAGTGTTTGAAACCGCTTCGCAACTGAGCGGCGAAATCGTCGGATGGATGGTCCAGGAGTGTGTCTGCCCGTTATGTGCAGCGAAGTCAGGAAAAGACGACAGCTGATTTGGTCAGGAACAGGATGCATCACCGTTGCCGATCGACAGTCGATTCACCGGCCGTGAGGCTCCATTCCGCAGAAGGATGGACAGATGATCGCTGGTTCTCGCTGTCCGGTTGAACCTGACAGCGGCTTTGGTAGCATCTGCCCGTTGCCATCCGGCGGCTGTGGCTGCCAAAGTGGCTGGATGAAAGATCAGGTCTTCGGATCCTGCCGTAAACCATAAGGCGCAGAATACCCGATCGCGGTGTTCCGTTTGAGTTTGCGACCAAGTTCCTCAATCGCTTCCCTGCTGTACGTGATGTTTTCTTTCCTGCTGACCCTGTCTTTGCTGACCCTGCTGCTCGCCTGCTTCAGTCGCCGTCTTGTTCTGTCACTCCGGGCTGTGGTTCCGGTTGGCAGTCACTCGTGCGGAGAACGACTGATTTCGACAGACGAACCGTGCGGTCGTTCGTTGATTGTCAGGGCCATGCTGACTCATCCCCATGCGCCACCGTCAGTGCAGACGGCGCGCGCTCCGTACTCAGCGCGGCGATCGATTTGGTTCGCTTTCTCGGCCATCGTATCGCGTCGTCAGTTTTCTGTCGGCGACCACTGCGGTTCTATTGCTGCGATGTGAGTTTACTGTTGCCAACGACTGGCCGGCAGGAGCCGTCTTTTTACAGGACGCTTCAATGGAGCCGTACATCGCCGGGATTGTAACCGGCGTCGTCGGACTGGCTCTGGGATTCTTTCTCGATCGCTTTTTGAAGGGAAGCGCCTACAAGAGCCGGGACGAGATTCTGCAGCAGGCCGAACGCGACGCGGAGAATTTTCGCAGAGACCAGGAGATTTCGCTCAAGGAAGAATTGCTCAGACGACGTGAACAACTGGATCAGAAGCTTGACGAACTGAAGGAGGGAGTCCGGCAGCAGGAACGCGAAGTTGACAAGCGTGAAGCGCGTCTGAAGGAACAGCACAGCGATATTCGCAAGAAGGAGCAGATGCTGCAGACCACGCAGGTCAAGCTCACCGAACGCGCCAAGGCCATGGAGGCTCGTGAGAAGGAACTGAATCGCCTGCTGCAGGAAGAGCAGGAGCAGTTGTACAAGATCAGCGGACTCAGCCGCGATCAGGCTCGCGAACAATTGCTTACGCGGGTCGAACGAGAACTTGCTGACGACGTCGGCGGTCTGATCATGAAGCACGAAGCCGAAGTGAAGGCGGAATGCGATCGCCAGGCCCGCGAAATCATCGGCATGGCCGTGCAGCGGTACGCCTCCGCGCACGTTTCGGAAACCACGGTCTCGACCGTCGACATTCCCAGTGACGACATGAAGGGCCGGATCATCGGCCGCGAAGGCCGTAACATTCGCGCGTTCGAAAAGGCGACCGGCGTCGACGTCATCGTGGACGATACTCCGGGGGTCGTCATCATCTCCGCGTTTGACAATGTCCGCCGGGAGATCGGCAAACTGGCGCTCGCCAAGCTGATTCAGGACGGACGCATCCATCCCTCCCGCATCGAAGAAATCGTCGCGGAGACTCAGAAGGAGATGGAAGAGCACATTCGACGGCTGGGAATGGAAGCCTGTGAAGAAGCCGGCATTCGCGGCCTTCACGCGAAGATCGTCGACCTGATGGGACGGCTGCACTTCCGCGTCAGCTACAGCCAGAACGTTCGACAGCACAGCATCGAAGTTGCCTATCTGACGGGAATGCTGGCCGAACAGCTCGGGCTGGACGGTACGCTTGCCCGCCGCTGCGGATTTCTGCACGACATCGGAAAAGCGGCCGATCACGAAATGGAAGGCGGACATCCCGCAGTCGGCGCGGAACTGCTGAAGCGGTACAACGAATGTGAAGAGGTCGTTCACGCCGCTGCCGGTCACCATGATGACATTCGCCCGGACCACATCTACACGGTGCTGGTCGCCGCTGCCGACGCGATCTCCGCTGCCCGACCGGGCGCACGCCGCGAGACTCTGGAAAAGTACGTGCGACGGCTGGAGGAACTGGAAGCCCTGGCCTGCGGGTTCCCCGGTGTGGAACAGGCGTTTGCCGTTCAGGCGGGACGGGAAATTCGCGTCATTCTGGATTCCGGACGAGTCAACGATCGCCAGGCAAGAAAAATGAGCCGGGACATCGCGGACGCCATCGAGCAGTCACTGACCTATCCCGGAGAAATCAAAGTCACTGTTCTGCGCGAAACCAGAACGGTGGAATACGCGAAATAGAAAGCTCTTCGAATGCTGGACCCACTTCTGATTCTGACGATCGGCATCGCCGTTGTTCTGGGAATGATCATCTTCCTGCGGATCAACGCCTTCATTGCGCTGATTTCGGCGGCCATTGTCGTCAGCCTGCTTGCTCCCGGTGCGGTTGAAGACAAAATCAAACGCGTTGCTGACGCGTTCGGAAGTTTGGCCGGCTCCATCGGAATCGTGATCGCTCTGGCGGCGGTCATTGGCCAGTGCATGATGGACAGTGGTGCCGCGGACCGGATCGTGCGGGCGTTTCTGCGGGCTCTGGGCGAAAAACGAGCCTCCTTCGCGCTGATGGGAAGTGGCTTCGTCCTAGCCGTGCCCGTGTTCTTCGACACGGTGTTCTATCTGCTGGTGCCGCTGGCTCGATCTTTGTTTCGCAAGACGAAGAAGAATTACGTGCTGTACATCCTTGCGATTTCGGCCGGAGGAGCGATTACGCACACGCTGGTGCCCCCGACTCCCGGACCGCTGATCATGGCCGCGACGCTGGGAATCGATATCGGTTGGATGATACTGATCGGGTCGATGGTGGCTCTGCCGGCTGCCTTTGCGGGCATCGTTGCCGCCAGCCTGCTGGACCGGCGATACAACATTCCCATGCGTCAGACGGGAACGCAGCCCGAACCGGAACCGCTCGAAGATTCCCAGCTTCCCACACTGTTTGTGTCCCTGCTGCCGATTTTGTTGCCCGTGCTGATGATTTCCTGCAACACGGTGATCACCACGATGGCGGATTCCGGCCGGCCGGGAATGCTGCGAACCACGGAAATCACCGACTGGGCGGCGCTTTCCGACGGGATCAACAATTCCACCGCCGGCAATTACATCGCCGATCAACTTCAGAAAGTCGGCGTCGAGTCCGTTCCGGCAGCTCCTTCGGAAGAACAGCAGGCGGAGATCGTGAAAGGGATGAATCGGCTGCTGGCAGATCGAAAACTTTTCGCCGGAGAAGTTTCAGGATGTTGCGATTCCCGAATGGAAGGTGGACGCCGTCCTGAAACCCGCCGACGGTGACGCATCGGCGGACGATGCCGACACCGCGGTGGCCCGACGTCTGAAGTCATTTTACATGCTGCATTCAGAACTTGGATCGCGAACCAAGCCCGTCGTAATCGAACGCATGAATCGACTGCTGCTGGAAGTGACATTTCCGACGGCGCTCACGCCTCACGTGTGGGATACGTCGCTGCGAAAGCTGAGTGAATGGACGTCACTGATCGGCGACGCGAACCTGGCACTGCTTCTGGCGACGGCGGCGGCAATTTTTGTGTACATGCAGCAGAGGAAACCGACTCTGGAACGGATGGCGCGATCGGTCGAGGATGCCCTGATGAGCGGTGGAGCCATCATTCTGATCACGGCCGCAGGGGGAGCATTCGGCGCGATGCTGGCGGTTGCTCAGATCGGACCCGCGATCGAAGGCATGTTCACGGTGGAATCCGGCTCCGGAGGGACCTTCTACCTGTTTCTCGGCTTCGGCATTGCAGCGCTGCTGAAGATTGCTCAGGGATCCAGCACGACGGCGATGATTGTCGTTTCCGGGATGCTGGCGCCGACGCTGGCCAGCGTCACGCTGCCCTACAACCCGGTCTACGTCGCCACCGCCATCGGAGCCGGGTCGCTGGTTGGGTCGTGGATGAACGACAGCGGATTCTGGGTTTTCGCCAAAATGAGCGGACTGACGGAAACCGAAGCGCTGAAGACGTGGACTCCGCTGCTTCTCGTGCTGGCAGCGGTTAGTATGGGCGTCACCGTTGTGATGTCGATGGTGCTGCCGCTGGCGTGAGTCCGTGATGCGACCCGCTGCCGGTCGCGATATGTCCGACATGCGACCGTCGCGGATCTGTTGTACGAATTGATCGACCGCAGAATTCACCAAACGACCTGCGACGTCAACGGACGCCGGATTGTCGACCTCAGTCAGAACGATTTCCGGCTTTGCGAAGCGGCTTCGTCTGCGAACAATGTTGCTGTTGATGATGTGTCACCTGCTCACCTGAAATCACGTATCCCCTGAGTCATTCGTATGTCGTCCGATGCCACGGATTCGGTTTTGCCTTCGACAGACTGCCTGCGAGATCTGCTGGGCTACCTGAATTTCTCGGACGGGACTCCCGGAACGCGGTTTCAGGCCTGCA contains:
- a CDS encoding SLC13 family permease produces the protein MLDPLLILTIGIAVVLGMIIFLRINAFIALISAAIVVSLLAPGAVEDKIKRVADAFGSLAGSIGIVIALAAVIGQCMMDSGAADRIVRAFLRALGEKRASFALMGSGFVLAVPVFFDTVFYLLVPLARSLFRKTKKNYVLYILAISAGGAITHTLVPPTPGPLIMAATLGIDIGWMILIGSMVALPAAFAGIVAASLLDRRYNIPMRQTGTQPEPEPLEDSQLPTLFVSLLPILLPVLMISCNTVITTMADSGRPGMLRTTEITDWAALSDGINNSTAGNYIADQLQKVGVESVPAAPSEEQQAEIVKGMNRLLADRKLFAGEVSGCCDSRMEGGRRPETRRR
- the rny gene encoding ribonuclease Y encodes the protein MEPYIAGIVTGVVGLALGFFLDRFLKGSAYKSRDEILQQAERDAENFRRDQEISLKEELLRRREQLDQKLDELKEGVRQQEREVDKREARLKEQHSDIRKKEQMLQTTQVKLTERAKAMEAREKELNRLLQEEQEQLYKISGLSRDQAREQLLTRVERELADDVGGLIMKHEAEVKAECDRQAREIIGMAVQRYASAHVSETTVSTVDIPSDDMKGRIIGREGRNIRAFEKATGVDVIVDDTPGVVIISAFDNVRREIGKLALAKLIQDGRIHPSRIEEIVAETQKEMEEHIRRLGMEACEEAGIRGLHAKIVDLMGRLHFRVSYSQNVRQHSIEVAYLTGMLAEQLGLDGTLARRCGFLHDIGKAADHEMEGGHPAVGAELLKRYNECEEVVHAAAGHHDDIRPDHIYTVLVAAADAISAARPGARRETLEKYVRRLEELEALACGFPGVEQAFAVQAGREIRVILDSGRVNDRQARKMSRDIADAIEQSLTYPGEIKVTVLRETRTVEYAK
- the tilS gene encoding tRNA lysidine(34) synthetase TilS yields the protein MRSGFKHCGVDTHSRAIVAVSGGADSVALLHGILELGDVVSPPRLMVAHVNHGLRGVESDGDAAFVAALAEKHHLPFERHTVDAGRLADESATTVEEAARNARYDFFAQISGQRKCDVVVTAHHADDQAETVLHHILRGTGLRGLSGMQYRRPLADGVTLIRPMLRINRAEILAYLNARRLGYRTDQTNADAAFTRNRIRERLLPMLAEEFNPQVAKNLVSLASQSEQILECLDALADGILADATLDQQPDAVRLSRSVLTSWPAPVICHTLTILWQRMNWPRQKMTRSHWQSLAESIESSSGGTRDLPAGIRFESSDDVVRLLKQRT
- a CDS encoding TAXI family TRAP transporter solute-binding subunit, with the translated sequence MNSGALRRDFATRSVSGLQRLPWLPLLLCAAMLLIVWTYWFQTRLPGRVIIAGGPSGGRYDRLANALAGELESRLGLAVEVRQTKGSLENLHLLDDGTVDLGFYQPETRTVLEGPPDDRPESEPAFFVSNLYAEYLLPLAAFDHPEHELQSLSGTIWSSNDRLSGDFAMTQLLLDHLGANDDTIDVISVPYDDLPRQIRDGTVHVAIVCCGLQAPILQELFTRRVARPLDVPFVDAFADKHISLQRVTVPAGYFRIRPDPMPERDFETVALRAQLLANCRAPVRLVEEVTSIVLDPRFQRQQHLTELFGDGIPYATDSPEFTMHAGASHIYYPDLKPLVNPDFVEGTEGLRSFLVSIVVAVWFVRRWWIRRRTRSQEHRLDRYIRNLLQLERDQLGVDGENPDDYAVLQELLDKVTLLRQEVLSEFTAHELNEDRAVDCFIEMCHALSDKVSGKLIRHCLRHFGPVRSSMDGGDVAPCAD